Proteins encoded together in one Papaver somniferum cultivar HN1 unplaced genomic scaffold, ASM357369v1 unplaced-scaffold_117, whole genome shotgun sequence window:
- the LOC113330118 gene encoding uncharacterized protein LOC113330118 produces MEIQNTKIRSRNTIQVYTLGSHLGWRKEEKVPHYCFFSSEDSGVFGNGAVHWINLRESQKCDILAFGLANEEFWPIPSPPYTNSFGANLCSKLTLLGGNLCVVHSNYQSINKRLDIRAFKKTNNGNSQGEKTEKQREYDTWSWSKEHSIAWEVEVTYTPFVITKCSTVLLWENETSNLRCFDPRTSTLEKYWDGGERDSVYVQAVPHMNSLVSLKELGEI; encoded by the coding sequence ATGGAGATCCAGAATACGAAAATAAGATCCAGAAATACTATTCAGGTGTATACTCTTGGGAGTCACCTtggatggagaaaagaagaaaaagtccCTCACTATTGCTTCTTCTCATCCGAGGACTCTGGTGTCTTTGGTAATGGAGCCGTTCATTGGATCAACTTGAGAGAGTCACAAAAATGTGATATTTTAGCTTTCGGTTTAGCAAATGAGGAATTCTGGCCCATTCCATCCCCTCCTTATACCAACAGTTTTGGGGCGAATCTATGTTCCAAACTCACCCTATTGGGAGGTAATTTGTGTGTCGTTCATTCAAACTATCAATCTATAAATAAACGCCTAGATATTCGGGCGTTTAAGAAGACTAATAATGGTAATAGTCAGGGAGAAAAGACAGAAAAACAACGAGAGTACGACACATGGAGTTGGAGTAAAGAGCACAGTATAGCATGGGAAGTCGAAGTTACGTACACACCATTCGTCATCACAAAGTGCAGTACTGTTCTATTGTGGGAAAATGAGACTAGTAATCTTCGTTGTTTTGATCCTAGAACGTCAACACTGGAAAAATATTGGGATGGAGGCGAACGCGACAGTGTGTACGTCCAAGCAGTTCCTCACATGAACAGTCTTGTTTCCTTGAAAGAGCTCGGAGAAATTTAA